One Vigna unguiculata cultivar IT97K-499-35 chromosome 11, ASM411807v1, whole genome shotgun sequence DNA window includes the following coding sequences:
- the LOC114170067 gene encoding peptide-N4-(N-acetyl-beta-glucosaminyl)asparagine amidase A, protein MDNYFFLFIFLVFSHFLSISASNLYKIKQHTIDFPSELNSSDDPPPPTEYFEVTRPIELPKTKPFSHHILHHDFGFTYGQPPVLANYSPPSHYPFKTFSKIVLEWKATCKGRQFDRIFGVWLGGVELLRSCTAEPRATGIVWSVHKDITRYHSLLLSPQNQTFAVFLGNVVDETYTGVYHVDVTIHFYPSVKKRFGDGSDSKVGALAFGGGIPADLVLPISRNLPLNDGLWFVIDNSTDGGFKEFRVPQNAYRAVLEVYVSFHERDEFWYTNPPEEYLNANNLTDVPGGGPFREVVVSLDGNVVGAVWPFTVIYTGGVNPLLWRPITGIGSFDLPSYDIEITPLLGTLLDGKSHSVGFTVTNALNVWFVDANLHIWLDGKSSRTEGGVLDIVNKPLALSLVTDFEGLNGIFWTSARRSILCTGWIRSSYGNVTISFAQDFVYNNSMVMANDGDMQTVKQLILSNDSVHANLPSPFVKDTHTEFSLYLNTYDVDQDDDTSLSVSNVTLGFNVDKSRSSAVGFSKSSVKNVQDGQGTMVIKRNLVVRGLGETQQDYSYASDHGHCYSREVGSSNYTILYDRVSHPCKRRSHPLLGSNSIKMLPVM, encoded by the coding sequence ATGGACAATTATTTCTTCCTCTTCATCTTCCTCGTCTTCTCCCATTTCCTCTCCATTTCTGCATCTAATCTCTacaaaatcaaacaacacaCCATTGATTTTCCTTCTGAACTCAACTCTTCTGACGACCCTCCACCACCAACGGAGTACTTTGAAGTCACAAGACCCATTGAACTCCCCAAAACAAAACCTTTCTCTCACCACATTCTCCACCACGACTTTGGCTTCACCTATGGCCAACCACCGGTCCTCGCCAACTACAGCCCACCCTCGCACTACCCCTTCAAAACATTCTCCAAAATCGTGCTTGAGTGGAAGGCCACTTGCAAAGGAAGACAATTTGATCGCATTTTCGGTGTGTGGCTTGGTGGGGTTGAGCTTCTGAGAAGCTGCACTGCAGAGCCAAGAGCCACCGGCATTGTTTGGAGTGTCCACAAGGACATAACAAGGTACCATTCTTTGTTGTTAAGTCCccaaaatcaaacctttgcAGTGTTTCTGGGCAACGTGGTGGATGAAACCTACACTGGGGTTTACCATGTTGATGTCACTATTCACTTTTACCCTTCTGTGAAGAAGCGTTTTGGTGATGGGTCTGATTCAAAGGTTGGAGCTTTGGCATTTGGGGGTGGTATCCCTGCTGATTTGGTTCTGCCCATTTCGAGAAACCTCCCACTGAATGATGGGTTGTGGTTTGTTATTGACAATTCAACTGATGGGGGTTTCAAAGAGTTTAGGGTACCCCAGAATGCCTATAGGGCTGTGTTGGAGGTGTATGTTTCGTTTCATGAGAGGGATGAGTTTTGGTACACTAACCCTCCTGAGGAATATCTCAATGCCAACAACCTCACTGATGTGCCTGGGGGTGGTCCTTTCAGGGAGGTTGTAGTTTCTCTTGATGGGAATGTTGTGGGTGCAGTTTGGCCTTTTACTGTGATCTACACTGGAGGGGTTAACCCCCTCTTGTGGAGGCCTATTACTGGAATTGGCTCATTTGATCTTCCCTCCTATGATATTGAGATCACGCCACTTTTGGGGACATTGTTGGATGGGAAGAGTCATTCGGTGGGGTTCACCGTGACGAACGCTTTGAATGTTTGGTTTGTTGATGCAAATTTGCACATTTGGTTGGATGGGAAGAGCAGTAGAACAGAAGGAGGAGTTTTGGATATTGTTAACAAGCCTTTGGCTTTGTCTCTGGTCACTGACTTTGAAGGTTTGAATGGAATATTTTGGACTAGTGCAAGGAGGTCCATTTTGTGTACTGGTTGGATTAGATCCTCCTATGGGAATGTTACTATCAGTTTTGCACAAGATTTTGTTTACAACAATTCAATGGTGATGGCTAATGATGGGGATATGCAAACTGTGAAGCAACTGATTCTTTCCAATGACAGTGTTCATGCTAATCTGCCATCACCCTTTGTTAAGGACACACACACAGAATTTTCCCTGTACTTGAACACATATGACGTGGATCAGGACGATGATACTTCTTTATCCGTTTCAAATGTTACATTGGGATTTAATGTGGACAAGTCAAGGAGTTCAGCTGTTGGATTTTCAAAGAGTTCTGTGAAAAATGTGCAGGATGGTCAGGGAACTATGGTCATCAAAAGGAATTTGGTTGTTAGGGGATTGGGTGAAACACAGCAAGATTACAGTTATGCAAGTGATCATGGACATTGTTATTCTAGGGAAGTTGGCAGCTCAAATTACACTATTCTCTATGACAGAGTCAGTCATCCATGTAAAAGAAGAAGTCACCCTCTTCTTGGTTCTAATTCTATCAAAATGTTGCCTGTTATGTAG